One genomic segment of Bradyrhizobium diazoefficiens includes these proteins:
- a CDS encoding caspase family protein has protein sequence MGLACGPAHADRRVALVIGNSAYKSAPKLGNPVNDATLVGGMFKKAGFDSVDVRLDLSASEMRRTLREFAGRTRDAEMAVIYYAGHGIELDGTNYLIPTDATLETDGDVLDETIPVERALFAVEPAKQLRLIILDACRDNPFSKSMKRTLASRAIGRGLAKVEPTSPNTMIAFAAKAGSTASDGDSKNSPFAAALVEHLPKPGLDLRKAFGFVRDDVLKATGYKQEPYVYGSLGGDDVPLVAVKPAATGPQANPQDAIRRDYELALQLATRDGWEAFLAQYPEGFYANLAKGQLNKIGAEETRAAAEQKAKAAEQEKAKLIAERAQKAEQEKAAAAAKTAEDARIAAEKQKQIEQARAEAAERQRKVAEAAAKALAEKQAAEKAKAELAAKQAAEKAEQGAKPPADRQMPEPEQKVAAFSPAPASTLSAADLTKSVQSELRRVGCLSAAADGDWSAASQHSMTLFNKYAGTQFDAKLASIEALDALKAKPGRVCPLVCNFGFKADGDQCAKITCRAGYRVGDDNECEKIQEKKPVATREDTRRRDTDRKQTEAAPSAPQASGQVICNSAGCRPIAKGCRLGTANHPATPTVKIPAEICN, from the coding sequence ATGGGCCTTGCCTGCGGGCCGGCGCATGCCGACCGGCGCGTGGCGCTCGTGATCGGCAATTCCGCCTACAAGAGCGCGCCCAAGCTCGGCAATCCCGTCAACGATGCCACCCTGGTGGGCGGCATGTTCAAGAAGGCCGGCTTCGATTCCGTCGACGTCAGGCTGGATCTCAGTGCCAGCGAGATGCGGCGCACGCTGCGCGAGTTTGCCGGCAGAACGCGCGATGCGGAGATGGCGGTGATCTATTACGCCGGCCACGGCATCGAGCTCGACGGCACCAACTATCTCATTCCGACCGACGCAACGCTGGAGACGGACGGCGACGTGCTCGACGAGACCATCCCGGTTGAGCGCGCGCTGTTCGCGGTCGAGCCGGCCAAGCAGCTTCGCCTGATCATCCTCGACGCCTGCCGCGACAATCCGTTCTCAAAGAGCATGAAGCGTACGCTGGCCTCGCGTGCGATCGGACGCGGCCTTGCCAAGGTCGAGCCGACCAGCCCCAACACTATGATCGCCTTCGCGGCGAAGGCGGGATCGACCGCGTCCGACGGTGACTCCAAGAACAGCCCGTTTGCGGCCGCGCTGGTCGAACACCTGCCGAAGCCGGGCCTTGATCTGCGCAAGGCCTTTGGCTTCGTGCGCGACGACGTGCTCAAGGCGACCGGCTACAAGCAGGAGCCCTATGTCTATGGCTCGCTCGGCGGCGACGATGTGCCGCTGGTCGCGGTCAAGCCGGCCGCCACCGGTCCGCAGGCCAACCCACAGGATGCCATTCGCAGGGATTACGAGCTTGCGCTTCAGCTTGCCACGCGCGACGGCTGGGAAGCGTTCCTGGCGCAATATCCCGAGGGGTTCTACGCCAACCTCGCCAAGGGCCAGCTGAACAAGATCGGCGCCGAGGAGACGCGCGCGGCGGCTGAGCAAAAGGCCAAGGCAGCCGAGCAGGAAAAGGCGAAGCTCATCGCCGAGCGCGCTCAGAAGGCCGAGCAGGAGAAGGCGGCTGCGGCGGCCAAGACCGCTGAGGATGCGCGGATCGCGGCGGAGAAACAGAAGCAGATCGAGCAGGCGAGAGCCGAGGCGGCCGAACGGCAGCGCAAGGTGGCCGAGGCGGCGGCGAAGGCATTGGCCGAGAAGCAGGCGGCGGAGAAAGCCAAGGCCGAACTCGCTGCCAAGCAGGCTGCAGAGAAAGCGGAGCAGGGCGCAAAGCCCCCCGCCGACAGGCAGATGCCTGAGCCTGAGCAGAAGGTCGCGGCCTTCTCGCCCGCACCCGCGTCCACATTGTCGGCGGCCGATCTGACAAAATCCGTGCAGAGCGAACTGCGCCGGGTCGGCTGCCTGTCCGCTGCGGCTGACGGTGACTGGAGCGCAGCGTCGCAGCACTCGATGACGCTGTTCAACAAATATGCCGGCACCCAGTTCGATGCGAAGCTTGCCAGCATCGAGGCGCTCGATGCGCTGAAGGCGAAACCGGGACGGGTCTGCCCGCTGGTCTGCAATTTCGGCTTCAAGGCCGACGGCGACCAATGCGCCAAGATCACCTGTCGTGCCGGCTATCGCGTCGGCGACGACAATGAGTGCGAGAAGATCCAGGAGAAGAAGCCGGTCGCGACGCGGGAAGATACCCGGAGACGCGATACGGATCGAAAACAAACGGAGGCCGCACCGTCAGCGCCGCAGGCTTCGGGTCAGGTGATCTGCAACAGCGCCGGTTGCAGGCCGATCGCCAAGGGGTGCCGGCTGGGGACAGCCAATCATCCTGCCACTCCTACAGTCAAGATACCGGCCGAAATATGCAACTGA
- a CDS encoding TetR family transcriptional regulator gives MNEAVVLTPERILEVTEDVLRRYGLAKATVVDVARALDVSHGSVYRHFPSKASLREAVAKRWLDRIDAPLLAIAKEQGPAPDRLDRWLRTLFAAKRSRVLDDPEMFQTYLTLAREACAAVKCHKDTMIDQIAAILSDGVQQGVFAVDDVKVTARAIFDATVRFHHPAHADEWKDADLPARVDATLALVLRGLKAC, from the coding sequence ATGAATGAAGCCGTTGTCTTGACGCCGGAGCGGATCCTCGAAGTCACCGAGGACGTGCTGCGGCGCTACGGACTTGCCAAGGCCACCGTGGTCGACGTTGCCCGTGCGCTCGATGTGAGCCACGGCAGCGTCTATCGCCACTTTCCGAGCAAGGCCTCGCTGCGCGAGGCGGTCGCCAAACGCTGGCTCGACCGCATCGACGCGCCGCTGCTGGCGATCGCGAAGGAGCAGGGTCCTGCGCCCGACCGGCTCGACCGCTGGCTGCGGACGCTGTTCGCCGCGAAGCGTTCGCGCGTGCTCGACGACCCCGAAATGTTCCAGACCTATCTGACGCTGGCGCGCGAAGCCTGCGCCGCCGTCAAGTGCCACAAGGACACCATGATCGATCAGATCGCGGCGATCCTGTCCGACGGCGTCCAGCAGGGCGTGTTCGCCGTCGACGACGTCAAGGTCACCGCGCGCGCTATCTTCGATGCGACGGTGCGCTTCCACCATCCTGCCCATGCCGACGAATGGAAAGACGCCGATTTGCCCGCGCGCGTCGACGCGACGCTCGCGCTGGTCCTGCGCGGGTTGAAGGCCTGCTAG
- a CDS encoding response regulator yields MNEVAATGISVLLVDDHPIVRQGYRRVLESQGDLHVVAEADNAADAYGAFKAHDPDVVVLDISMPGASGLEAIRNIRARSPRARILVFTMHNEAVLVKAAFGAGASGFVTKSSEPSAVANAIRSVARGERAMSDDIAHVLAEDSLSTGSVLDQLGEREIEILRQFAGGATTEQIAAHLNLSVKTVQNYHYLIKTKTGARTDAQLVRLAASCGLTRI; encoded by the coding sequence ATGAACGAGGTCGCCGCAACAGGCATCTCCGTGCTGCTGGTGGACGATCATCCGATCGTGCGGCAAGGCTACCGTCGCGTGCTGGAGAGCCAGGGCGATCTGCACGTCGTGGCGGAGGCCGATAATGCCGCCGACGCCTACGGCGCTTTCAAGGCGCACGACCCCGACGTCGTCGTGCTCGATATCTCGATGCCCGGCGCGAGTGGCCTCGAAGCCATCCGCAACATCCGCGCGCGCAGTCCGCGGGCGCGCATCCTCGTCTTCACCATGCACAACGAGGCCGTGCTGGTGAAAGCCGCCTTCGGCGCCGGTGCCTCCGGCTTCGTCACCAAGAGCAGCGAGCCGTCCGCCGTCGCGAATGCGATCCGCAGCGTCGCCCGCGGCGAACGCGCGATGAGCGACGACATCGCACATGTTTTGGCCGAGGACAGTTTATCGACGGGCTCGGTGCTGGATCAGCTCGGCGAGCGCGAAATCGAAATCTTGCGCCAGTTCGCCGGCGGCGCCACCACCGAACAGATCGCGGCGCATCTCAATCTCAGCGTCAAGACGGTCCAGAACTACCACTATCTGATCAAGACCAAGACCGGCGCGCGCACCGACGCGCAGCTGGTGCGGCTGGCGGCGAGTTGCGGACTGACGAGGATTTAG
- a CDS encoding M20 aminoacylase family protein has translation MPIVNRVAALSDDMAAWRHDFHENPELLYEVHRTAGIVADRLREFGCDEVVTGIGRTGVVGVIRGRKSASGKTIGLRADMDALPIMETSGVPYASKVPGKMHACGHDGHTAMLLGAAKYLAETRNFDGTAIMIFQPAEEGGGGGKAMVEDGLMTRWNIQEVYGMHNMPGLPEGHFATTAGAMLASSDNIQITVHGKGGHAGAGPHKAVDSVLIGSQIVGALQSIVARNVDPLKSAVISITQFHSGTAFNIIPEIAELGGTVRTLDPDVRDLVERRIGEVADSVARAYGGSAETKYTRMYPVTMNHAREAGLAAEVARDIVGTDRVNDKFVPMMGAEDFSFMLEARPGAMILVGMGDSPECHHPAYVFNDNILGHGASFWARLVETQMPAG, from the coding sequence ATGCCCATCGTCAACCGCGTTGCCGCCCTCTCCGACGACATGGCCGCCTGGCGCCATGACTTCCACGAGAACCCTGAGCTGCTCTACGAAGTGCACCGCACCGCCGGCATCGTCGCCGACCGCTTGCGCGAATTCGGCTGCGACGAGGTGGTGACGGGCATCGGCCGCACCGGCGTCGTCGGCGTGATCCGCGGCCGCAAATCGGCCTCCGGCAAGACCATTGGCTTGCGCGCCGACATGGATGCGCTGCCGATCATGGAAACCTCGGGCGTGCCGTACGCCTCGAAGGTCCCCGGCAAGATGCACGCCTGCGGTCATGATGGCCACACCGCGATGCTGCTGGGCGCTGCCAAATATCTCGCCGAGACGCGCAATTTCGACGGCACCGCGATCATGATCTTCCAGCCCGCCGAGGAAGGCGGTGGCGGCGGCAAGGCCATGGTCGAGGACGGGCTGATGACGCGCTGGAATATCCAGGAGGTCTACGGCATGCACAACATGCCGGGCCTGCCGGAAGGGCATTTCGCCACGACGGCGGGCGCGATGCTCGCCTCCTCGGACAACATCCAGATCACGGTCCACGGCAAGGGCGGCCACGCCGGCGCGGGTCCGCACAAGGCGGTCGACAGCGTGCTGATCGGCTCGCAGATCGTGGGCGCGCTGCAATCGATCGTCGCGCGCAACGTCGATCCACTGAAGTCCGCGGTCATCTCGATCACGCAATTCCACTCCGGCACCGCTTTCAACATCATCCCGGAGATCGCCGAGCTCGGCGGCACCGTGCGCACGCTCGATCCTGACGTGCGCGATCTCGTCGAGCGCCGCATCGGCGAGGTTGCCGACAGCGTCGCGCGCGCTTATGGCGGCTCGGCGGAGACAAAATACACCCGGATGTATCCGGTGACGATGAACCATGCGCGCGAGGCCGGCCTTGCCGCCGAGGTCGCCCGCGACATCGTCGGCACTGACCGCGTCAACGACAAGTTCGTTCCCATGATGGGCGCCGAGGACTTTTCGTTCATGCTGGAAGCGCGCCCAGGCGCGATGATACTGGTCGGCATGGGCGACAGCCCGGAATGCCACCACCCGGCCTACGTCTTCAACGACAACATCCTCGGCCACGGCGCGTCGTTCTGGGCGCGCCTGGTCGAGACGCAGATGCCGGCGGGGTAG
- a CDS encoding sensor histidine kinase: MRLVLQLVARLLLIVALCLGAATLWATVDAYRSVDRATAASAQRVGQALQALYWHEFLLRSSRTREQLLPVPEWRTLETMKLISPGVCVEFQPAIAFEKPLCGQSEGLGKTPPRWFAAIVPTLLGSHAEVVRPVSPRAATAGTVVATPDAAAAISLAWEYVLNVIDVALLMAAAIAILASVAIAHALAPARAIVTALQRMARGQYRTKLPRFRSMELAMIGNAVGELGGRLEEATEQRAALTRRLIEIRDDERRALARELHDEFGQNLSAILAFANTIETAGARQNRGNGIAQDARMISQATHHLMASLRDALKRLRNPLPEELGLEASLVNLVDSWRSQSAARPTIQLDVRGDLTDISGPAATTAYRVAQECLTNALRHSSAREISLRIERRAGEDDTLLISVEDDGGGDAERVAQSAGFGLTGIRERVTAAGGSLSILPARGGLSVAATIPLAA; this comes from the coding sequence ATGCGCCTCGTGCTTCAGCTTGTCGCCCGTCTGCTGCTCATCGTCGCGCTCTGCCTGGGCGCGGCGACCCTGTGGGCCACCGTCGATGCCTATCGCAGCGTCGACCGGGCCACGGCGGCTTCCGCGCAGCGGGTCGGGCAAGCGCTTCAGGCGCTGTATTGGCACGAGTTTCTGTTGCGCAGCAGCAGAACGCGCGAGCAGCTCCTGCCCGTTCCGGAGTGGCGCACGCTGGAAACGATGAAGCTGATCTCGCCCGGCGTCTGCGTCGAGTTCCAGCCGGCCATCGCATTCGAAAAACCGCTCTGCGGCCAGAGCGAGGGGCTCGGCAAGACGCCGCCGCGCTGGTTCGCCGCGATCGTGCCGACCTTGCTCGGCAGCCACGCCGAGGTGGTGCGGCCGGTCAGTCCGCGCGCAGCAACGGCCGGCACCGTCGTCGCGACGCCGGATGCCGCAGCCGCCATCTCGCTCGCCTGGGAGTACGTCCTCAACGTGATCGATGTCGCGCTGTTGATGGCGGCGGCGATCGCAATCCTCGCCTCGGTTGCGATCGCGCATGCGCTGGCGCCGGCGCGCGCGATCGTCACTGCGCTCCAGCGCATGGCGCGAGGCCAGTATCGCACAAAACTCCCGCGCTTCCGCTCGATGGAGCTGGCGATGATCGGCAACGCCGTGGGCGAGCTCGGCGGTCGGCTGGAGGAAGCGACCGAGCAGCGCGCGGCGCTGACGCGGCGCCTGATCGAGATCCGTGACGACGAGCGCCGGGCGCTTGCCCGCGAGCTGCATGACGAGTTCGGGCAAAACCTTTCCGCGATCCTCGCCTTCGCCAACACGATCGAGACGGCCGGCGCGAGACAGAACAGGGGCAACGGCATCGCCCAGGACGCGCGCATGATCTCGCAGGCGACCCATCACCTGATGGCATCATTGCGCGATGCCTTGAAGCGGCTGCGCAATCCGTTGCCCGAGGAACTCGGGCTCGAGGCGAGCCTCGTCAATCTCGTCGACAGCTGGCGCTCGCAGAGCGCGGCGCGGCCGACGATCCAGCTCGACGTCAGAGGCGATCTCACCGACATCAGCGGACCGGCTGCGACCACGGCCTATCGCGTCGCCCAGGAATGCCTGACCAACGCGCTGCGCCACAGCTCCGCGCGAGAGATCAGCTTGCGGATCGAACGGCGCGCCGGCGAGGACGATACGCTGCTGATTAGCGTCGAGGACGACGGCGGCGGCGATGCGGAACGTGTCGCGCAGTCGGCCGGCTTCGGCCTCACCGGCATCCGCGAGCGCGTCACGGCCGCCGGCGGATCGCTGTCGATCCTGCCGGCGCGAGGCGGCCTTAGCGTCGCCGCCACCATCCCGCTCGCCGCGTGA